In Scophthalmus maximus strain ysfricsl-2021 chromosome 5, ASM2237912v1, whole genome shotgun sequence, the sequence AGGGGGACCCCGCTGCTGGCGGTGAGGCAGAGCAGCTGGGTCGATCCGTCCTGGAGCATCATCGTGGGGGTTTAGCTAGCTcgtgtgactctctctctctcttataatTGAACCAGTCGACTGATGGTCTCCGTTGAACTGACTAATAAACTCACCCGCAGCAAACAGCTGTAGCCCTAGTGTTGcatcatggggggggggggagagacaccTTGCTGCACCATTAGCATCACGTAACGTTAAACCACGTTTCCTGCATCTGGATGAAACAGGTTCTAACCCAACAGCGAGAAGACAACAGATATCATGCAGCAAACCTGGCAACCGCGACCCCGGACTGAACGCGAAccactgctttttttgtttggttgtcgGCTAACTACGTTTAACATGCTAGGTGAACAAAACAAGTTACCGTCGTTTCCACAGTAACGCTGTCCCATGATTCATTCTTCACGAAGGCGAGGGCCCGCTTCGCATTCGGCCGGTCGAGCTGCAGTTGTGAGTTACGCGCGCTGATGTAACCGACGGAGCAGCGGGACGACGGCACCGACCTGGGTTCAGTTCATCCGCCCCGCCGGAGCGCGCCGCTCACGTGGCTCTGGCGCCGGTTAGCTCACTTCTCGCGATAGTTGAACAAACCAACCGAAGCGGATATTCAATTACTTGAGTATTGATTTTTGAACATTACCTGATTATTGCGTCAATTGTTTCGTAGCTGGGAGCCTTGATTCCAGATAAGAATTAATTATTTGTAACttttcatgaaaatatgaaataaataattatatatgcaaaaaaacccataaatTACAATTTGACATGGTCAATTTTAATGGTTTGAACATTacgttttctttcattttcacaagtTTCCAGGTCAATTTTATTcccttaaaaataaatcttcaaaATGCCCTTTTTAACTGTTGACAACAGCATTTTCCCCCATAATAcaagtcacattttatttagtCACTTATGTTAGCTGATAATATATCTGCTTTCTAGTTAAAGTTTGACCAGTAACAGAAagttatgtatatgtatttatacttTACCGATGTCGAGAATCTGAGATACTTCTTCCACCAGAGGGTTATGATCTTCTTCATCCCAGTTATGAGGTGGTAGTTTTTCACAAACTAAGAAGGCAACTGGGCCCAATTCTAACTCAGTTTTtaacatcagattttttttcttccattttgttttgaaataaacagGTGGAACAGCAGGTAACTGCAAATGCCATGACCATAAAACATTGTAGTAGGaaagaatgtttttattcattaaatacaaaaaggtCAAGAACAGTGATGACTAAAATAGAACAATAGAAAAGGCACAATAATTTACTCAAAAATCACGCTGtgccatgaaaaataaaactgtcccCTTTCTTCTACTGTGGCTGAAAATAGATGGTCATCTTCCTGACAATGTGTTCTACACTCGAGAGATCCCGTGGCAGTATAATGGCTTGGCATGAGGAGCAGTGGTGAGGTCAACTTTTCCCTGTAGCATCAAAATGAAGGCCTGtagagcgaaaaaaaaaaaaaagaggcacaaCCAGAGACAAAATTAGACAATACATTAGTCATTGAACTTTATCTTTAATGAATTTGGgtagatttattttataatggcttcattttttgtatGGTGTTCAAGACTGTACAGTCAGAGACGCACTGTGATTTCTCAACAGTGTAATAAAAAGGTACAAATCTATGCTTATGTGATAACAAACCTGAATGACTCCAAGTAAATCAATCATTTTAGTCCATAAATGGTAGATAATGGCCTTATAGTATTTTACCGTGATCTGTTTTCAACTGCTGCATCTTTGCAACATACTGTGTGAGGTACTTTTAAGCATCCCTATTGTTGGCAAAATatagcagcagcaaaaaaaagtaaattataaTGTGGAGGTCAGACGTTTCTGTGGatgtttaaaagttttttttcccccacaatgaaaacataacacaGCAATTTTCAAGCTGTACACAGTTTATGTCCTTTGTTGAAGAAACTACTGAGATTTAACAGCCATCTTCCAAAGGAAAATACCTGTATTGTAATGAACACCTGCCTGACTCAAGACACATTAAAGAAATTGTGCAAGAAGCTATTCAAAAATCACAcctatgtatgtttgtatgtacagtatatgttctgagtgtgtgtctgaatgtgtgaacAGGGTGGCAGACTCACCAATGAATACAGTGGTTTCACAAGAAGGAGCAGACCTTCTGTGGTCTGAAGGGGTTGGTGCTGGAGGACACGCCAGTGAGCAGAGGGTCCTGCAAGGCGTTCTGAATGCAAAACTGTTGAAGGTCTGCAGCTGCCTGGGAGACctggggacagagaggagcCAAAATGTAAAACCTGGACATGGGGGTTACACCGAGGATGCTTGAACAGATGGGTAAAAGATGCACTCCACTAATTTTACACCGTTTTCTGTGGCTATGGAGGCagcgttttaaaatgaaaaataatcttaCCGATATGGACATTATTGGATCGAGTACGTTTTAAGCTTGATCAATGGTAGAGATTTAAAGTCAAGATATCTTGGCCCTTGGAATATTCTTGTAATTCATAACTTCTTAGTCATTAAAATGGAccataaacatacatttttaaatcactgaaaCACTGGTCTGGAATGGTTAacattgttttccatctttatgTTCAAGGAACTCAAACCATGAGGGAAAAGAATATTGTATATGTATAATGAGTTGATGTTGATTGATGGCAAGAGatgtaataatgacaataataataataataataataccacaaAAATAACCTATTCtgataaattaattaattgtaccagtcatttctttccaaGCAAaccaaatgaggaaaaaaaaggcaaacatttcCTGGTTCCAATTTTTTCGATCATACATCGAAAGTAAACCGAATTTTGAAGTTATGACGGACATTTCTGCACAATTAAATCACCGATTTAAAGCTTAACTGACAGCTGACTCAATAATTAGCTGTAACCACACATCCCAATGCCACGGTGCTACAGTAGGTAGGTGCAGGTGGACTCTTGGCGATGATCACATCTCGTCCAGACAGTTCTCCAAGTTGTAGTTTTCACTCTGCGACCTTTGACTTGTTACGAAAAGCTGTTGGCAACGTGCGGGGGTGCTGGTGTTTCCCCTTCAGACAAGTGAACGATGAGGTTTCCATCGTTTTCGCGTAGATATTTCGCGACGCGTCGCTAGCTCACAACTTCACAGTGAAAAGCCAGCTGGTCGCCGCCACTCGTTTACAGTGTGAATATTATATCTCTCTTCTCAGATGTTGAGTGATTCATCTCATCATTtgaccgacccccccccccccccccccccccccccccccccccccctagcaACGCCCTGCTATGCCTGTTGACTATCGGCTAGCTTGACGTAATGCCGCTGCTAGCCTCTGGCCACTAGCTAGCTCCGTTAGCGGTTCGTGGTAACGGTCGACATTCTCGACACCCAACCGTCAATATTTTCATagacaaaaatcaaacatgaattACCTTCACTCTGTTGATGCTCGCCTCGAAGCGGAGCTGCTGTACCACTTTTTTCATGGCGACCAGATTTGAGGAACCCGACATTttcgaagtgtgtgtgtgtgtggggtttttttttctcgccttTTTCTTTTCGGTGTAAAATGTGACGccgagcggagggagggaggagggagggaggaagggctgctgctggagggaggagggaggaagggctgctgctggagggaggagggaggctgagACAAAAGCAAAGATGATGACATCCGGATTCCGGTTATTCACTTTCGAGACTGCAACTCCTCCTGCAATACACTAGTGGGCGCCacattaaagagaaaagaacgcatttcattaaaaatctCTTTATTTTAATGCACCGACAGCAGCAGGGCAGATCATTATAATCATGAAGCAAATGTGCAGCAATTAAAAACTCATAgtttatacatttaaaataagtaATACACTAGAACTTAAGCATCCCATACCATAAATATGTAGAAGACATTATTCCAAATCTTTACTTGGTATATACCCTCCCCCTGAATATAGCTTAAATCTGCCAgtgttgatttgtttgtaatagaagaaaaggaagaaatgaacAATGGCAGGTTTATTAAAGTGCTTTCTTGTTTGATCAGCTTTGGTGAATTAATGATTTGTCTGTGTCCaaaaaatggaattcagccataaATTGATGCTCAAGTCCACTGCAGAGGCACAGGTTGTTCTTTAGGCGAGGTTGTTCTCGTCGTCACCCAGAGAGAAGATACTCAGGTCTCCGCACCGAACACGGTGTTTTGACTTTGCACGAGTGTCTCCGCCTTCGATGGTGCTGGACTCTTGCCAGCGTCCTCGATTTGAATGTCTGGAGCTATTAAAATTGGGAAAATACAGATTAATTGTATTAATAATACTCCACACTTCTACACTATCGGACATCTATGTGTTTTACAAGGGCACTTATAATATGTTGTGAACAGTTAAAGCACTCTTGGTAAAGTAACACTGCACAAAATTTAATTCCAGCACATGCCGAGGAAACACAAATTTATATTTCGCCAAATACAGACAACAGCCAGCAAAGTGACTCAATAATACCTGCTGTCTGGTATTAGGCGGAGTGTCCGGTAAAGTTCGGTTGTGGATGGCACAGCAGCACTTTGTGTAGGTTTAGGCGTGGAGAATGTGGCATAGGTTGATGATTTGGTCAGTTCAGCTTTCATGGAAGACATCCTCATCTCTGGCTCACTTCCTGCAATGCAGGAGACattgagataaaaaataaaataaaaaatgaaatcaattaaaattatatattgtaACCCCTTCCGGTTCATTTATGATAGTTACAATCCTAACTTgcatattataataatttttaaaaaatgtaattaatgaatGGACTTACTGATTGATAAGGCACTTTGACCATCTGATGAAGAACATCTCCTACGGTCTATGAAGGGAGTCATGTTCAAAAATTGATTCTTGAGCCAAGAAGCACGGTCCTCCTCAAAGGCCTTTTTCTGTGCGAtatacaaaaagacaaaaattaaTTCAACAGTGATAACAGCCCCGCACAATATATGCTGAACAATTTAGAGGTGCAACATCAGAAGAGAAGACTCAAGGACCTCTCGCCCCAGGCGAATAGCAGCCTCTGTGAAGTTCTTCCTCTCCCGCTCAAAGTTTCTCTTCTGTTCGTCAAAGAGCCTCCACTCCTCCTTGAGacgctccttctcctccagtgtGTAGCAGTCGTTGAGAAGAGCTGCGGTATCATCGTCAAATGATGTGTGCAGTTGTTGCTGCAAAaggtagaaatatatatttttttatttcaaagcaaaTGATTATGTACAGATTTGCTCATTTATCTAAACTGCTTATTTCATCCCTTAATTTACACTCATAATGAGAGGCCTCTAACGTATTGGAATTAAAGTCTGCGGAGCAAATGTTTAACCGGCACACATCTACTGTCCATCTCTTGATTTGGAATCAGCAGATACTGACCtggaggagttgttgttgtgcatgAATGAACTCTTTGCACTGCTGGACTTCACACCTCATCCTCTCCATCTCATACTCGTGGGTCTCCCTCGGTATCAGCTCTTTATCGGACTCCAATTGATTTTGAACTTGAGATGCTTGGCAAACAAAAACATCGAAAATTGTTAAACTCAATTTTCTTCCAGGTATACGGCTTTCATTTAAACGCGAGATTAACAGCTAGGCATTTTTAGAGAATCCAACACTTTGATAACCTCACATTAGGGTGtttgtaaaaggaaaatatttataaatcaaaacaatgtaTCTATAAAGCTACCACTAAGAGAGCTTTTGCAGTATTTGAGGTTATGCGACGGCGCTATGTTTACCGTGGCTGTCTAACTTCTCCATGTGGTTCCTCAACTTCCGCCATTGCTGGCGGATGCTGTTGGTGAGCTGCTCCTTAGCTTGCTCACAGGATTGGTCCAGTGTTTCCCTGCTAGAGTCCCCTGTCTTCTCCTCCCCATCTGAATCAGCCtgatcaacaaaacaaaaagaaacagggtCGATTCGCAACATGCAAGCATCTCATATAATCACATGAGCGTGCTCACAAGAgctcttttcagacatgaactcatgaaatgtccacaaaaattgaaaaattgacATATTCCAGAGATTGCCTTTCCCATATGACAAAGGCAACAGGAGATTGTCCTAGTCATggagaacattctgtggcaacTGGGGTGAGCATGCAGCAGATAGGGCATGAGGATAATTCTGCtgaggaaaagttcaggaaaatgtccggactagTGCACGTCTAATAGCAGCTGAGTTTTACATGTaaagattaataaaaatgatatacaAACCGCTTGAACATCATTTAATTGTCCTCTCAATACTTCAGAGATAAACTTCTCAAACCAACATGGCAGGcttatttttgtgtgttcataATGCCAGAAAAAGAATTATATAAATACCTGCTCTTGGCTATCGTTAGCAGTGGCTCCTCTGGCAGAGGGCTGGCGTGGACTTAGGATATGTATCATCTCCTTCTTCATCTGCTGGAGCACTTTCTTGAGCTCAGCGTTCTCTAGCATCAAGGACCTCTGACTTGCCTCGTAGTCACTGAGCAATGACTTGTACATCTCACCCTCATGGCTGCGGGGGGCAATTTCCGGATACATTCAGCCTGACTGACAGTACACATTCTACAAATTCTAGGGTTGAGAGGTGACATGGTGCCTTTCATAATACCTGGCTGTCGCTTTTGTCGTTTTCCAGTGGCTCCTTTTTCCATCTGACCGTCCCAAACAATTCAGTACATCGATAGCTAAAATAGAGAAGGGATGACAATAAATTTCCAGAATTAAAGACAAAGGAGACAAAAGCCATGAATTCATCCCATACACCTTGCACAGATGTATATAGTTATGGTAAAGATGTGCTTGCTTACCTAGTTTTTTATCCTTTCTGTCGATCAGTAGCTGGCTGAGGCGTTCCTTGAGCTTggcaccctctctctcctttctcttggCATCATGACTGTACTGAGAAGCACGGCTGGCAATGATACTTTGGAGCTTTTGCACCTGCACAGAATAGTTGAATCGTGATATTTCGTCAGGCTTGTGCACAGGCACCTCGACACTCTGTATAACTGAAAACATTAATGTTGCCAGTTATAGGAAAAAAGGAAGTCTACCtcatctttttcagttttcaagcaGCTCTGCAAAGTCTTGATTTTGAGTTGTAGCTGCCTCTCGGTCTCGTGTAGACCTGACTTCTCCCTTATAGACAGTTCCAATTGATCCTGGAAGGAAGTACACATTACTCTTATGAGCCCAGTCAGATGAAGCATTCGGTTCAGGGTTGGAACTACTTGAGTCGATTCCTGAGCAAAATCCCATCCTAAAACTGGTAAATGCCATCTGATGATATAGTAGGACTGACTATAGATATATCAACAATATATAACCACACCGACAAGGTAATTGCCATTTTGATCCCCTTTCtcacaaaactgaaaatgtgtgcTATGAGTAACTCAAACTAACATTCCTCCTGTAACATTCCTTATTTTCGACATTTCATTGTGGGACTCATAACCTTGTATTCTTCTTTGGTGGGTTTAGACAGAAGAGATATGCGTCTCATGGAGATTAGAAAACATTTCTATCATTGCAATACAAAATGTTAGGAATAAGTGAGACTTTTTCATCTCTATGTAACatttgtcagttttgtttttgtctttgtctccttccAGAAAATTAGGTcaggacattttacagtttgccTTTTACATATGATGGACGTAGCAGGTGATTGTCCGGGTGAGAAATGACAATGCCAACGGGAACATTTACAGAGCATTTTGTGGCCCAGCTAGACAGAGGACATGTACACATTATATTCTGTGTGAAAAATACATCATACATGCCTTGAGTCTGGAATTGCTCATCTGTATGTGATCCAAAGTGCTGGatttcttcagctgctctctctccagctcctctaAAGTGCCCATATTCCGTCTGTGAATCTGCAGTAGCTCGTACATGGCATTCAAAGCTGGCACCGTGTTCAGGGCGGCTCCCCCCGGTGAGCTGGCCTCGATACATGTGGAGGAGAGACCCAGTGAGGCAAGCTCCTGTGAGAGAAAGGACTTTTGTCATTGTCCTGGTTTCGTAGTGGGTCATTCCCGCAGAAATGCACAGTGATTTGAACCACATTTACTAATCAAATCTAATATGAAGGATGacaaatgcatttaatttttatattaGATTAACTGAAACTGGACATTTTCTTACCTGGTTGATGTATAAAATGCACTGAGGGACATTATCCTCTGTGCAAAAGGCACTTATCACACTGTAGGAGCTTTTGGACAGGGGCAAAGGAGGGTTCATTGACACAGGGTTGTTATGCCGCGAgggtgacattgtcacatgtGATATGCTTGAGATCTCATAGTTTCctaaaaggaggagagggagaaaagagacagGAAAATTATGGCAAATGTGTGTCGACTCTGTTACCGTTGGGAGGCTTGAATTAGGCTGCTACTCCAAAACGAGGACACAAATATGGGTCACCTCTGGCACATCCTAAAAACAGCAAAGCTGATGGGTCTGTCCATATTTAGAGTATTCTAGCCTGATACAGAGAAGATAGATTTACCTATTGATGTCTCCGTTGGCACGCTTGTCCACCACTCTCCCATGTCACCGACACATCAGGACACGGGCATTTGTGAGGTCATGAGTTATCTACCAGGAGGTGGACTACCAGCCAGGCAGTGGATCAGCGGCTTCAGCTGGAACAGAGCCCTGCAATGGAGCATCAAACCATGAGATAGACCCGCAACAGATAATCTGGTCCACCGCCACACAGGATTAACCGTCAATCGTGTGCATGTGGGGTTAGATTGGGGTTTAAGAGGGGGCCCCTCCCCATTGGTTGCCAGCATCTAAATTGCAGGGTAGTAGGATGACCTCAGCTACAGGCGAatggattaaagaaaaaagatacGAATGAGGGAATCCATTAGAAAGGGAGTCTAAATCCGAGCGGGAGCATGTCTATTTTTGgacttttggtttttattcttAACGTGTTGCGGTGAAACAAGTTGAACCAGCCATCTACACCGACTACCCCTCCCACAGACTCCACCGAAGTACTGACATGTTCAGGCTGTCGCGCACATCGTGCGGATCTTGTTGacacaggagaagaaaacatttgtgcAGCCACTCGAGTTCGAGTGCACCATGCTGGTGAGGCCGTAACTACCAGCTAACACACCCGCCTGCCCACGTCGCGTCGGCGGGCAGCGCGGAGAGAACTCCTCCGCGTTGTTATCTCGTGAACcagaagacacaaacacaacttatCTAGAGCCGCAACGACCGACTGACTACTGAATACGTCAAGTACTCATACTTCGTGTACTTTTTGTTTACCTTAGCGTCACATGCTGATATCACAATTGTCCACGGCGAGTGTACGcttggctaacgttagctagcttgctaaatttaaaaaagaaaaaaaaaagaaaagaaaaaaaggggtcgAACAATTCACCAACCGTATCGTTGTGGGCACTTGAGCCACAGGTAACTTAGCCCCAACAGTCCTGCGCTGTGCGGTGAATGTGACGTCGGCTACACTTGTTGAATGCTAATATGCATTTTATTAAAGAAGGAGCACATTTCGCGTCACACCTGCTAACCTGGATAACAGCTATGCTAATACTCACCGGTGCGACGGGGAAAAGGGGGTCGACAGTTGCCAAGTTCGGTGATCATCGAAACGCTCCCTTGTCAAAAACACCAGCAAACAGCCGTGTCGAGTCCAGTTGTCATCGCGATGTCaagatatacatttatatttatatataaatatatatatatatcaccagCTGTTACATTCACAAACAGCGGCACTGTggtgttgttgctgctgagcTCAGGCTTcaggcagcagctgtgtgtgagtTTGTATTTAAGTAGCGTCTTCATCTGGCCGCGGACCAAACGTCAACGTTATTGGCGGCGGCGTTGTTAGGCAACCAGCACGCGAGCCGTCCATTGGCTGCGCGCGCCGTACGCAAGAGGAAGATTATGCAAATCAGAGGTCGGCGACTGTCACAGGTGTCACAAAGCACTGCAGTGACGGAGACACTTCCGCTCCTCTGACCTAAACTATATCGCCTCTTCGTTTTAAGTGCAATATTCTTTCCatattctcttttatttttttaaactgcggCTTTTCCGGTGGCCGCCACAGCAGCCAGTGACTGacctgcggctgcagctgccactGTTTGTGGCGGCAGCCGCTAAACAGCCACTGCGTTTGTGTTGTACTGGTCTCAGGTCAAAGCCGGAAGTGTGGAGGGGGCAGGACCAGTAAGGACTTGACACAGGTTTCAGGAAATGAAGTGAAGTAGTGTTAAAGTGTTACCTTAGTTACTGTAAACTACATTACATCACATGTTTTCTCTTGGTAGGCTATTATGTTCAGCTCAGGAGAAGTAAATAGGAACAGAATATAATCTGAGAAGCAGTTGGAATTAACTtgatttagaaagaaagaaaatacattttgtctgAGGGGTGAAAAAATACACAGGAGCAGAAAAACCCATAAATCCACTGATATATATCCACTGTTCATATATCAGTTTAGTGTCAACACatagaaaggaagaaaagcaacaataacaaattacagtatatatatatacaatatatttatcTCTAcggtttgattttaaaatcagtAAACCCCCTTTcctttacatatatttttaattgctGAACTGTTTGTACAAAGTAATGTTGTTATTGTGCAGTCAGGACAAAATATAATCCTCCTTGAAAGGGAAAGTCACCAACCACTGGTAATGCTTATAAGGTGACCACAGTCTTgaataaattttttttgtaatcctcTCCAGCAGTTTCAAATGAGTTCAAATAAAGCCTTCTCCTTCAGTAAGATGAAAACCATTGGCCAACACCCTGCAAAGGCGcatgctgctcctcctcacgTCACCCGAAGCAGCAGCACGGAGACAGGCAGAAGCAGGAGGCCGGCTCAGTCTGGTATCTTCCAGACTCAGGCTGGTCCCTGCACTCTGCAACAAAGGCCTGAAGCTGGGACACTGGGACCTTGTCTTGCTGGTGATGCTGGAAAAGCAACATTGTAGAGTCATTGGGCCAATCTAGTGCGACGGCAATATAAGATATTGGGGCTGTAAATGGATGAAACAGGTGACAAGACAAGACTGACCTTGATGGTGTCGTAGGTGTCAGTGATGACAGCAATGAACAGGCTGAGCACCATGTAGATGAAGAGGGATATGAAGGAGTAGAGGTAGAGTCGGCTGAAAAGCCACACCATGTAGCTCTTGTCTCTCATCTTCAGGAAGGTGGCGTACATGTCGTCCCCGTTGATGAGGGAGAAGAGGCACTCTGTCACCCTGTCGAGCGTCCGGAACTGGGAAAAGAAACCCCCACAACATTTTGATGATTGAGTTTCTAAATTTCAGATTAGAAGTATTACAGAGCATCACAATACTTGGGAGAATTTATTTGGGTACACTAAGTCTTGGCATAGATTATGATTTTCATACTTTGTCATGGTAGGGCCCGAGCACAATCCAACCGCAGAAGCAGTAGCCAAGGTAGATCATGGCCGCACAACAGCAGAATCGGATCACATTTGGAAACGCCGCTCTTAGGGTTAAAATTAAGATCTGGATAGGAATTAATGTTTCAGTTCCTTTTTATATGCATTTATTTGGCTGATGCATTATGTCAAAACAATAGGCAGTGTCAGTTCTTACATTGTATTTCTTGAAGAAACCAAGGTAACGAATCACACCAACCCAGACAAGCATTGTGGCTGTTCCCAGCAGGATACTACACACATCGTAGTTTGTCAGGAACTGCAAAAGAGATGCGTGGTATGGACCAAGTCATTTTCATAGATTAATCTACAAACAGAAGGGCTTTTATTAATGTTTCCAAACATCATAAATTACATAGTACCTGATTTCACATCAT encodes:
- the LOC118310261 gene encoding guanine nucleotide-binding protein G(I)/G(S)/G(O) subunit gamma-5 encodes the protein MSGSSNLVAMKKVVQQLRFEASINRVKVSQAAADLQQFCIQNALQDPLLTGVSSSTNPFRPQKVCSFL
- the ssx2ipa gene encoding synovial sarcoma, X breakpoint 2 interacting protein a — protein: MGEWWTSVPTETSIGNYEISSISHVTMSPSRHNNPVSMNPPLPLSKSSYSVISAFCTEDNVPQCILYINQELASLGLSSTCIEASSPGGAALNTVPALNAMYELLQIHRRNMGTLEELEREQLKKSSTLDHIQMSNSRLKDQLELSIREKSGLHETERQLQLKIKTLQSCLKTEKDEVQKLQSIIASRASQYSHDAKRKEREGAKLKERLSQLLIDRKDKKLAIDVLNCLGRSDGKRSHWKTTKATASHEGEMYKSLLSDYEASQRSLMLENAELKKVLQQMKKEMIHILSPRQPSARGATANDSQEQADSDGEEKTGDSSRETLDQSCEQAKEQLTNSIRQQWRKLRNHMEKLDSHASQVQNQLESDKELIPRETHEYEMERMRCEVQQCKEFIHAQQQLLQQQLHTSFDDDTAALLNDCYTLEEKERLKEEWRLFDEQKRNFERERKNFTEAAIRLGREKKAFEEDRASWLKNQFLNMTPFIDRRRCSSSDGQSALSIRSEPEMRMSSMKAELTKSSTYATFSTPKPTQSAAVPSTTELYRTLRLIPDSSSRHSNRGRWQESSTIEGGDTRAKSKHRVRCGDLSIFSLGDDENNLA